AATAAacgcagcgctcgataaaccaatcatagccatcgtgttgtggaggggggatttatgaattggccaatcaatgccacggctcagcatGTTGTaggtccagagagcagcgggaaagACCTGAACTGAGCCTGGTAGGTAAGTATAAttagacatcccccgaaaataagacccagtgcctgTTTTGTGACAAAAGTTAATAtaatacagggtcttattttcagggaaacaaggtatCATTATGACAACTGTCCATTAACGGGTTAATAGTGACTGATCTTGTGCCGTGCAGCCCCGCCCTGTAGTCTACAGAAAAAAACCCGCCCATGGGTCTATGACGGTCAGGAAGTAGTAGTTTCATTTCTCTCTTCCTTTGTCAGCCATGGCGTCTGCTGCTGTGAGAGACGAgctgctctgctccatctgtctgagcacttatacagatcctgtaatgctgagatgtggacacaacttctgccGGGTCTGTATTCATCGTGTGCTGGATACACAGGACGAGGATGGAGTTTATTCCTGTCCTGAATGCAGAGATGAGTCTCAGGAGCGGCCAGCACTGATGAGATGCTTAGCTCTGCGTAACATCATAGAGAACTTCCTGATTACTCCTCCGACACAAACGGAAGCCGAGATCTtctgcacttactgtgtggactCTCCTGTTGCGGCCGCTAAATCCTGTCTGCTGTGTGAAGCTTCTCTGTGCGAGAAACACCTGAAAGTTCACAGCAAGTCAGCAGAACACGTCTTATGTGAGCCCAGCGCCAACCTGGAGGACAGGAAATGTTCTGTCCATAAGAAGATCCTGGAATATTACTGCACTGAGGATGCCATCTGTatctgtgtgacctgcagtctggCCGGAGAACATCGGGGTCATCAGGTGGAGATGCTGGATGAGGCCTCTGAGAAGAAGAAGAGACTGAGAAATGTTCTCCAGAAACTGATCACAAGGAGAGAGGAGACTGAGGAAAGAGTCCGGAGTCTGGAGGAACGCAGGAGGAAAGCTCAAGAAAAAGCAGCTGGAGAAGCGAAGACAGTCACTGCCCTGTGTAGAGACATCAGGAGACGGCTGGATGATCTGGAGAAGAGGGTCCTGAGCGAGATCTCCAGGCAGGAGAAGGAAGAGTCACTCTCACTGTCTGCTCTGATGAagaagctggaaatacagaaggacgagctgtccaggaagatgagacACATGGAGGAGCTGTGTAACATGACTGATCCACTGACTGTCTTACAGGAACCAGACACCGGGGACTTGTATGATCCTGAGGAcacagggggacatgatggaggtgatggggacacggtgggacatgatggaggtgatggggacacggtgggacatgatggaggtgatggggacacgcggggacatgatggaggtgatggggacacgggGGGACATGGTGAACCGCTTCATGATGTAGATGGTCCAGATGTGGCTGTGATCtcagacacattacacacattatgTGACATAGTAACAGATATAAGGAGGGGGATCTATATGGAGGATCCTGCAGACATATTACTGGATGTAAACACAGCTGCTAATGATATCCATATATCAGATGACCTGAAAACTGCAACCAGCATACAACAGAACCAGAACCGTCCAGAAACATTACAGAGATTCCAGTATGATCAGGTGATGAGCAGGAGGGGATTCTCCTCAGGACGATATTACTGGGATGTGGAGGGCAGTAGATCAGGGGGGTGGATGGTGGGGATGTGTTACCCCAGTATagacaggagggggcagcagtcaTACATTGGCTATAATAACAAGTCCTGGTGTTTGTGGAGGTCTTATAGTGAGTATTCAGTGAGACATGACAGTGAAGAGATCCTGTTACCtcacattatatccagtgatagaTTCAGGATCTGTCTGGATTATGGGGCCGGGCGGCTGTCCTTTTATGAGCTGTGTGACCccatcagacacttacacaccttcACTGCCTCCTTCTCCGAGCCGCTTCATGCTGTATTATGGGTATTTAATGGTTCAATAACAATATTGGGAGAAGCAACAACTGGGAGAAACCATAATAGAAACTGACCAGAGACAGGACTGAAAGACAACCTGATTGGTAGATCAGACAGCCAATGGGATGAATAAGGTGGGGCTGCAGGGGATTATAACCAAAGCCAGGCCCACTTGACCATTTTCCCGGAGTAGGGGACTGCGTATCCCTGCGTATTGTGATGTTCTTACACGGTTATGCCTGCACATGTACACGTATTTTACTCACGCTGTCCTGCGCCGGctggctggtttcttctttttttcactttccttctcctgtctcctggcaacataaaACCGCCACACATATGTGATGTAATTGTGTAAGCGCTGTGTTgtgaacgcacccatagagaacaatagggctgttatGTGCAttatatgcggtaaaatagaacatgctgcgctctttaTTACGCACATAACATACGCAATAAAATACAGGCAAGCGTGAGCGGAACAGGGAAAGCAATGTCCTTTCATTGACAGCTTTTGCGCATATTATATGCGTGCGCTGTTAGTGCGATGGAATGCTACAGCTATATTCTTGTGCTCCGAATCCAGCGGGGTTCAGTTCGATCTGCTTGAAGGATCATAGACTCGGTCACACAGCATTCTGTGTAATCAGCTGATTCtccctttattagaaaaaaatagaaatatttatacgtttttttAGACTCAGACATTGAAAACGAGCCGAACAACAGCCCTTATTTATAGAGAGCGAAGGGCAGGATGGCGCAGGAGAGACCATTGGGACTTCTCTCACAGTACATTGTGTGTGTTATACCCAATGCACATATGTTGGTGCCCGGCCTATCTGACCGCTGTCCTTATGACTAGATCACATGTGGGGGATCCGCTGTGATTGTATTCTGGGTGTGATCCCTGTGTCTCCTTATGGATAATCCTCCGTGTGTCATTGCTGTTTATCCCAATGATGTCTGATCTACTACATCACATGAACCAGCAGTCCTATATTACCAGGATTGTCCCCCAAAAGAGAGCGCTAAGTGGGTGAAGTCCATGAAAATCTGCATAAAGGTGGCATCCTGGTATGTTTGTGGGGTTCCTGGGTAGATCAGGTCGGGttcaagactgggttcacacgggactgaaatctcgcggaatgaccgcacggaaatactgcgagatttctgcgagagaaatgcagcttcaaatccCATGGCCTTTCGTTGCGGGTTTAGGAGCGGCTTcaccgcctgcattccgctgcggccatctatCCCCATAAAGAGGAGAGAGACCGCTGCGGAAGCGGGGAAATAATTGATATGCCACGTCTTTGAGTTCCGTGTGGCTTGTCAATCTCAGTGCGGCTCGGTCGCAGCggatggatgagatttttgtaaaTCTCCTGCCCTTTGCTGgctccataaactacattattgggctcaaaggtgagagaaCGGGGAGTCCGGGGAGCGGTGTACAATACTGACCGGGTGCCCCGCTCCAGTGCTGCGTCCCCGCACACATAGTGTGACTTTACAGCCGACTCCGTGCTCACGCTCTCCCAGAGAGATGAATGGAAGAACATGCGCAGAGCGGGCTGAAAAGAGTTACGGCTGACACCCACTAGCTCTttctttttaacgctgtgatatcgctgcgtttttttcaatgggacagaagcacaaacttgcgattttaacattagaaagttccattgaaaaaaatgtagcgatatcgcagcgcAAAAAACCCCACCAGTGGTAGAAGCCctgagggcgctttcacacgacagtttttatgttcagttttttgtgagccacaacaaggagcgggtccaaaatatggaaggacGGCACCTCTCCCCATTATACTGGCTCTCCACTccgggttttggctcacaaaaagctGAACATAAAATCTGTCATGTGATCGCGCCTTACTGTGTGCGCACGGACTTCACGGAGACACAGCGCCGGAACGAGGCGCCCGGTGAGTGTCAAACACAACCTTCCGGACTCCCCGTTCTCTCACCTTCGAGTCCCGTTATGTAGTTTATAAGGCTGACAGgtggtgaccggttccctttaacccgACTGTGGGGGAAGATCAAGAAAGCCAGAATGTTACCGCAGATCCATCCCGTTTAGAACGCTGCCGGCCCGTCATACCAGGAGACTTAGTGTAACTGTACTTCCTAGCGATCGGTGGGATCTCAGCAGTTGTACCTCCAGCcatccaaacttttgacatgtccttatgtaaggtgaccagatttttccagggtcaaagcgggacaggggtgtggccaggggcggggcttatcacaacgtatgattttacctccatcgttataaaatgtACACGGCCGGTTCAAAAAAAGAGACAGGGAGCAaagtccgcagcatttctgcaccaaaaaaCAGTCAGAGTCTGtaccatttgtgtggattttgactggaaatcagacacgtatccgcagctgatgtcaCACTATTTGTGACTCCCCCTCAcgtcctccgaaggcttcccactctcagcgctccctggcttccggttcccagcggacCTGTGgtgccgcacctgaccaggcggCCGGGAATCGGAAgctagggagcgctgacagtgggaagcctacgtaggaggtgagggggagcaccgctGCGTATCTCCAGCTTGTTTctggtcaaaatctgtaccaatggtACAGACTCTGGCCTTGGTCAGaaaggcgttttttcgcgcaatttgcgaaTCACataatggatgcgcatccgcaaatctcatgaccggggccgacaatTGGCTGGAAAGTCTGCACCTCGCAGAgttttcagcgaaacgggcccaatcaaaggagcgctgtccgctgttcgcccattgaattcaatggagccggcaatatagctggctccattgaaagcaatgagctgccagcgagcgcgggatgaatttttgggaagggcttaaaaatataagcccttccctgaaaaccatcctgaaatgtataaaaataaaaaaaaacgtatactcaccttttttctgcagccggagttcagccacggccggccggcagttctcctgaactgctctgtgtagtattcagcaggcggggatttaaaatccccgcctgctgaatgggctgcctctgattggtcacagccctcaccaatcagaggcagctctcactcacccattcatgaattcatgaatgggtgagtgagtgctgcctctgattggctgagcgcagggaccaatcaggggcagctctcagctgtcattcaatagctgagagctgcctctaattggtctctgcgctcagccaatcagaggcagcactcactcacccatttactATTATCTAAATATTTTTTGATATTAGGGCAATAAATATATTACTAATCAGAAtgtcagtaaatagaacccattctgtGAATTACCCGTAATCTGGTGTCTGATAATCCAGAGATTCTGATAATCCGGCCCTTGTTTCCACCACAGAACCAGAAGACGGagcattatgtgacagcagcagatTATGTATGAGCATTTCATCTTCCTTCAGCTTCTCTGTCAGAAAGTTTTATAAAGTTTTCTGTCAGTTCAGTAACTCAGAACATCTGATAATCCGGCATCAGAGCCTGTTAATGTCGGACTAAGGAAATGCAATTCTATGTATTACTTTAATCTTCAGCAGTTTGGGTTTTTGGTTAATTTCCGCTTGTTTCTTGCTTACTATTTTTATAATGACCCAATCACATGAAATGCGCCTTGTTTTTTCCCCACTTTGCATTATTTTGGGGTCACCAGATTTGTGTAGGTAACTGCTGGGCATTGTAAGGGTTAATAAAGATGTATCTGCATATAACTGATGGGCGCCTGTGTCTTTACTTTAGTTTTTACCTCACTGTCACATTTAGTATTTCCTTCTTCCCCCGCTCTGACTTTATATGGTGGTCCGGTGACCCCCCAGCCCTGCGGGGGCATCTTGGGTTCATTGATGGATGTTCATCCAGTTCTCACCTCAGGAATGGCGCCCCACTGAGCATGTTTTGGTAAACACATAGGGGGGTATTTACAGAAGCTTTTATACCAGAATTAtggcataaggcctccttcacacaggcgggtTTGCatcgcggaatccggagtgggattccagcccatagcatgctatggcaatccgcgatttcctgcccatgagcggaaatcgattttCTACTCACggttgaaaaaaaatgtagcatgctgcaattttgtggggGATACGCACGTTTGGCTTCCGTTGAAGGCAATGCAAGCAGTCTGTCCCGCGGCACTTCGCAGTGAGCCCTGCAGAAGTATCGAGGGATACGCTTCACTGCAGAGCTCTggcagcttctgcgcatgtgtgacgGAGCGCCACCCGGCACAACCgcagtgctgtacagaagccacCGGACAAGaacgcaggggtcaccagccgggtgcCGGTCAAACTCCGCTGGGAAAAatctgtgtgaaggtggcctaaataaatgtacatttttgtgcaagtagtagtagtaatggtCTTGTGTGGCAGCTGCGCCAGcctcattcaaagcaatgggagagcctaGCTATCttctgctagagctgtgacagctgtagcaggagattccttcacctCCCCGGTATGTCCCCtgatcactggacactgtgacaatgatgtgacaatgatgtgacaacagtgtcacagtgtccagtgatgaggggacatgccggggagatgaaggaatctccttctacagctgtcacagctctagcagaaGATAGCAATCTTTTATCATTacttcaatgggagagcattgctatctcctgctagagctgtgacagctgtagcaggagattcctttttctccccggcatgtcccctcatcactggacactgctgtcacatcattgtcacagtgtccagagaggtggggagatgctgggaagatgaaggaatctcctgctacagctgtcacagcagtagcaggagatcgcgatcctctcccattgaaagtaattaaaTATGAAAGTATCACCACATGCTctcacacagtgcccccccccccatggtgcacCTACTTAGTGCCCCAACATGGTGCACCCACAGTTCCCACATACATTGCACTCACAGTGCCACCACATAGTGCGCACACACATTGCCCACACATGGCATATTGCCCCCACATAGTGCTCTCACAGTGCCCTCATATAGTGCCCCCATATAACATAGTGctcacacacagtgccccccatGGTGCCCCCACGTAGTGCCCACACATAACATAGTACTCCCACAGTGTCctcacatagtgctcccacatagtgcccccaaataatacacctacatagtgcccacacatagtgcccctacacagtgcccccccatGGGCATCTACATAGTGCCCCCTTATGatactcccacagtgcccccaactGACCCCACAAAACACAGTGCCCCAAATAGTGCTCCTACATAGTGCTCTCACATAGTGCCCCCTCATGGTACTCCCACAATGCCCTCCCCCAGTGACTCCCCATAACATTGTGCTCCCACATAACAACATGCCCCCACATGgtactcccacagtgccccctcagttcccccacataacatagtgctcccacataacacagttcctccacatggtgctcccacattcCCTAACAttgtgctcccacatagtgcacCTACATAGTGCTTCCACATACTGCCCCCTCCAGtgaccccacataacatagtgatcCCACATAACACAGTGACCCCACATAATATAGTttccccacatggtgctcccacagtgccgccatataacatagtgcccaacatagtgcccccacatggtgttCTAACAGTGCCCACATAGTgctcacacacactgcccccacataacatggtgCTCCCACTTGCTGCCCCCACAGTGCGACCACACATAACATAGTGCGCCCCCATATAACATAGTGCCACCACAGTGCCTCCTGAGTGCGCACACATAGTgcccacacagactgctcccacatGGTACTCCCACATGGCACTCCCACAGTGACAGCACATAACATAGTACACCCACATAACACAGTGCCTCCACATAACATAATGCCCACACATGGTGCTACCACAGTGTTCCCATATAACATAGTGCCCCACATAGCACGGTGCTCTGACATAGTGCCCCGACAgtgtgcccccacataacatagtgctcccatgcaacatagtgcccccacaatagtagccacagcagtaattgtgcccccacaattatagccccagcagcatcagtgccccaacaattatagccacagcagtaatagtgcccccacaatagtagctccagcagtaatagtgccaccacaATT
The nucleotide sequence above comes from Eleutherodactylus coqui strain aEleCoq1 chromosome 2, aEleCoq1.hap1, whole genome shotgun sequence. Encoded proteins:
- the LOC136611068 gene encoding E3 ubiquitin/ISG15 ligase TRIM25-like; translation: MASAAVRDELLCSICLSTYTDPVMLRCGHNFCRVCIHRVLDTQDEDGVYSCPECRDESQERPALMRCLALRNIIENFLITPPTQTEAEIFCTYCVDSPVAAAKSCLLCEASLCEKHLKVHSKSAEHVLCEPSANLEDRKCSVHKKILEYYCTEDAICICVTCSLAGEHRGHQVEMLDEASEKKKRLRNVLQKLITRREETEERVRSLEERRRKAQEKAAGEAKTVTALCRDIRRRLDDLEKRVLSEISRQEKEESLSLSALMKKLEIQKDELSRKMRHMEELCNMTDPLTVLQEPDTGDLYDPEDTGGHDGGDGDTVGHDGGDGDTVGHDGGDGDTRGHDGGDGDTGGHGEPLHDVDGPDVAVISDTLHTLCDIVTDIRRGIYMEDPADILLDVNTAANDIHISDDLKTATSIQQNQNRPETLQRFQYDQVMSRRGFSSGRYYWDVEGSRSGGWMVGMCYPSIDRRGQQSYIGYNNKSWCLWRSYSEYSVRHDSEEILLPHIISSDRFRICLDYGAGRLSFYELCDPIRHLHTFTASFSEPLHAVLWVFNGSITILGEATTGRNHNRN